The following are encoded in a window of Phaseolus vulgaris cultivar G19833 chromosome 3, P. vulgaris v2.0, whole genome shotgun sequence genomic DNA:
- the LOC137808221 gene encoding protein SHORT-ROOT-like — MDTLFRLVSFQQQQHHQPQPDPSLNSTTSRTSSSSRSSRQNYYHYSHQEDEECFNFYMDEEDLSSSSSKHYYPYHNVSTTTTTTTTTNTFSPTTNTDYSYSFSPTPPLPDFNFQFSPNWSHNLLLETARSFADNNSTRFHHLLWMLNELSSPYGDTDQKLAAYFLQALFSRVTDAGDRTYRTLASASEKTCSFESTRKTVLKFQEVSPWTTFGHVASNGAILEALEGNPKLHILDISNTYCTQWPTLLEALATRTDETPHLRLTTVVTGRTGNSVQRVMKEIGTRMEKFARLMGVPFKFNVVHHAGDLSELNFSELNLKDDEALAINCVNALHSVSAAGNSRDALISSLQGLQPRIVTVVEEEADLDVGIEGYEFVRGFEECLRWFRVYFEALDESFVKTCNERLMLERAAGRAVVDLVACSPADSIERRETAARWGTRLHGGGLSAVPFSEEVCDDVRALLRRYKEGWSMVPCSDTGIFLSWRETPVVWASAWRP; from the coding sequence ATGGATACCTTGTTTAGGCTAGTAAGTTTTCAACAGCAACAACACCATCAACCACAACCCGATCCATCCCTTAACTCCACCACCAGCAGAACTTCTAGCAGTTCCAGATCCTCCCGACAAAACTACTACCATTACTCCCACCAAGAAGACGAAGAATGCTTCAACTTTTACATGGATGAAGAAGACTTATCCTCGTCTTCTTCCAAACACTACTACCCTTACCACAACGTATCCACCACCACCACTACCACCACCACAACCAACACCTTCAGCCCCACCACCAACACCGATTACTCCTACTCCTTCTCTCCCACCCCTCCCCTCCCCGACTTCAACTTCCAATTCTCCCCCAACTGGTCCCACAACCTCCTCCTCGAAACAGCACGCTCCTTCGCCGACAACAATAGCACGCGCTTCCATCACCTCCTCTGGATGCTCAACGAACTTAGCTCCCCATACGGCGACACCGATCAAAAGCTTGCCGCTTATTTCCTCCAAGCTCTGTTCAGCCGCGTCACCGACGCAGGAGACCGAACCTACCGAACCTTAGCCTCGGCATCGGAGAAAACATGCTCCTTCGAGTCAACGAGGAAGACGGTGTTGAAATTCCAAGAAGTCAGCCCCTGGACAACATTCGGACACGTGGCGTCCAACGGCGCCATCTTAGAAGCCTTAGAAGGAAACCCCAAATTGCACATACTTGACATCAGCAACACCTATTGCACCCAATGGCCAACACTTCTAGAAGCATTGGCAACTCGAACCGACGAAACACCGCACCTCAGGTTAACCACGGTCGTCACCGGGAGAACCGGTAACTCCGTGCAGCGCGTCATGAAGGAAATCGGAACAAGAATGGAGAAGTTCGCGCGACTCATGGGCGTTCCGTTCAAGTTCAACGTCGTTCATCACGCCGGCGATCTCTCCGAACTCAATTTCTCTGAACTCAACCTCAAAGACGACGAGGCCCTGGCCATCAACTGCGTGAACGCGCTGCATTCGGTTTCCGCAGCGGGGAACAGCCGCGACGCGTTGATATCGTCGTTGCAAGGGTTGCAGCCGAGGATCGTAACGGTGGTGGAGGAGGAGGCGGATTTGGACGTGGGAATCGAGGGCTACGAGTTCGTTAGAGGTTTCGAGGAGTGTTTGAGGTGGTTTAGGGTTTACTTCGAGGCGCTGGACGAGAGTTTCGTGAAGACGTGCAACGAGAGGCTGATGCTCGAGCGCGCGGCAGGGAGGGCGGTGGTGGACCTGGTGGCGTGCTCGCCAGCGGATTCCATTGAGCGTCGGGAGACGGCGGCGCGGTGGGGAACGCGGCTGCATGGGGGAGGGCTAAGCGCGGTGCCGTTCAGCGAAGAGGTTTGCGACGACGTTAGGGCGCTGTTGAGGAGGTACAAGGAGGGTTGGTCGATGGTGCCGTGCTCCGACACCGGAATATTCCTTTCGTGGAGGGAAACTCCGGTGGTGTGGGCCAGTGCATGGAGGCCTTAA
- the LOC137808222 gene encoding uncharacterized protein isoform X2, with the protein MAEGEPTNGYCSSSGEEDGDAAWRAAIHSIAQTTTYVSSTTKHGHPNADDDDYSKPKTQQLKHYHLKAQKLLNDILENTIEIVRKPVPVEDDDPKINESGIRLFKHAKPGIVFDHADEPQPLRKRPRILPGEDIDEKSKKFRKRIRSVAVNGIDILAAANDSCKKSLARLEAKDAAAKAKVKREEERVENLKKIRGERWLPSMAKEMQVKIQR; encoded by the exons ATGGCAGAAGGGGAACCCACCAACGGTTACTGCAGCAGCAGTGGCGAAGAAGACGGTGACGCCGCTTGGAGAGCAGCTATACATTCTATTGCCCAAACCACCACCTACGTCTCTTCCACCACGAAACACGGTCACCCAAATGCCGACGACGATGATTACAGCAAACCCAAAACACAACAGCTTAAGCACTATCATCTCAAG GCGCAAAAGCTTCTGAATGATATATTGGAAAATACAATAGAGATAGTGAGAAAACCTGTCCCTGTCGAGGATGATGATCCCAAGATCAATGAAAGCGGCATTCGATTGTTTAAACATGCTAAGCCAGGAATAGTGTTTGATCACGCAG ATGAACCCCAACCACTAAGGAAACGGCCTAGAATACTCCCTGGAGAGGATATTGATGAGAAATCAAAGAAG TTTAGAAAACGGATTAGATCTGTTGCTGTGAATGGAATAGATATATTAGCTGCAGCAAACGATTCATGCAAGAAGTCATTAGCTAGACTAGAAGCTAAAGATGCAGCAGCAAAAGCTAAAGTAAAGAGAGAAGAGGAAAGagttgaaaatttgaaaaagatcaGGGGAGAGAGGTGGCTGCCTTCCATGGCCAAGGAGATGCAGGTTAAAATTCAACGCTGA
- the LOC137808222 gene encoding uncharacterized protein isoform X1, translating into MAEGEPTNGYCSSSGEEDGDAAWRAAIHSIAQTTTYVSSTTKHGHPNADDDDYSKPKTQQLKHYHLKAQKLLNDILENTIEIVRKPVPVEDDDPKINESGIRLFKHAKPGIVFDHADEPQPLRKRPRILPGEDIDEKSKKQFRKRIRSVAVNGIDILAAANDSCKKSLARLEAKDAAAKAKVKREEERVENLKKIRGERWLPSMAKEMQVKIQR; encoded by the exons ATGGCAGAAGGGGAACCCACCAACGGTTACTGCAGCAGCAGTGGCGAAGAAGACGGTGACGCCGCTTGGAGAGCAGCTATACATTCTATTGCCCAAACCACCACCTACGTCTCTTCCACCACGAAACACGGTCACCCAAATGCCGACGACGATGATTACAGCAAACCCAAAACACAACAGCTTAAGCACTATCATCTCAAG GCGCAAAAGCTTCTGAATGATATATTGGAAAATACAATAGAGATAGTGAGAAAACCTGTCCCTGTCGAGGATGATGATCCCAAGATCAATGAAAGCGGCATTCGATTGTTTAAACATGCTAAGCCAGGAATAGTGTTTGATCACGCAG ATGAACCCCAACCACTAAGGAAACGGCCTAGAATACTCCCTGGAGAGGATATTGATGAGAAATCAAAGAAG CAGTTTAGAAAACGGATTAGATCTGTTGCTGTGAATGGAATAGATATATTAGCTGCAGCAAACGATTCATGCAAGAAGTCATTAGCTAGACTAGAAGCTAAAGATGCAGCAGCAAAAGCTAAAGTAAAGAGAGAAGAGGAAAGagttgaaaatttgaaaaagatcaGGGGAGAGAGGTGGCTGCCTTCCATGGCCAAGGAGATGCAGGTTAAAATTCAACGCTGA
- the LOC137808223 gene encoding adenylyl-sulfate kinase, chloroplastic isoform X4, which produces MSNVGNSTNIMWHDCPIQKQDRQQLLQQKGCVIWLTGLSGSGKSTISCALSRSLHSRGKLSYILDGDNIRHGLNNDLSFRAEDRSENIRRIGEVAKLFADAGVICITSLISPYQKDRDACRALLPKGDFIEVFIDVPLQVCEARDPKGLYKLARAGKIKGFTGIDDPYEAPCSCEIVLQQKGSGCKSPSDMAEIVISYLEENGYLRA; this is translated from the exons ATGTCAAACGTTGGCAACTCAACAAACATTATGTGGCATGACTGTCCAATTCAGAAACAAGATAGACAGCAGCTGCTTCAGCAAAAAGGCTGCGTTATATGGCTAACTGGCCTCAGTGGATCAG GAAAAAGCACTATTTCATGTGCTTTGAGTCGAAGCTTGCACTCCAGAGGGAAACTGTCATACATCCTTGATGGTGACAATATTCGGCATGGTCTAAACAATGATCTTAGTTTTAGAGCAGAAGATCGGTCAGAAAACATTCGCAGGATTG GTGAGGTGGCAAAACTCTTTGCAGATGCTGGTGTTATCTGCATCACTAGTTTAATATCACCATACCAAAAGGATAGAGATGCATGTAGAGCACTACTTCCGAAAGGAGATTTTATTGAG GTTTTCATAGACGTTCCACTACAGGTGTGTGAAGCTAGGGACCCAAAGGGACTCTACAAGCTTGCTCGAGCTGGAAAGATCAAAG GTTTCACTGGTATAGATGATCCATATGAAGCACCGTGTAGTTGTGAG ATTGTATTACAACAGAAAGGAAGTGGCTGTAAGTCTCCCAGTGATATGGCTGAAATTGTGATATCCTACTTGGAGGAGAATGGGTACCTGAGGGCATGA
- the LOC137808223 gene encoding adenylyl-sulfate kinase, chloroplastic isoform X3, with the protein MGKNLPQMSNVGNSTNIMWHDCPIQKQDRQQLLQQKGCVIWLTGLSGSGKSTISCALSRSLHSRGKLSYILDGDNIRHGLNNDLSFRAEDRSENIRRIGEVAKLFADAGVICITSLISPYQKDRDACRALLPKGDFIEVFIDVPLQVCEARDPKGLYKLARAGKIKGFTGIDDPYEAPCSCEIVLQQKGSGCKSPSDMAEIVISYLEENGYLRA; encoded by the exons ATGG GTAAAAATCTCCCCCAGATGTCAAACGTTGGCAACTCAACAAACATTATGTGGCATGACTGTCCAATTCAGAAACAAGATAGACAGCAGCTGCTTCAGCAAAAAGGCTGCGTTATATGGCTAACTGGCCTCAGTGGATCAG GAAAAAGCACTATTTCATGTGCTTTGAGTCGAAGCTTGCACTCCAGAGGGAAACTGTCATACATCCTTGATGGTGACAATATTCGGCATGGTCTAAACAATGATCTTAGTTTTAGAGCAGAAGATCGGTCAGAAAACATTCGCAGGATTG GTGAGGTGGCAAAACTCTTTGCAGATGCTGGTGTTATCTGCATCACTAGTTTAATATCACCATACCAAAAGGATAGAGATGCATGTAGAGCACTACTTCCGAAAGGAGATTTTATTGAG GTTTTCATAGACGTTCCACTACAGGTGTGTGAAGCTAGGGACCCAAAGGGACTCTACAAGCTTGCTCGAGCTGGAAAGATCAAAG GTTTCACTGGTATAGATGATCCATATGAAGCACCGTGTAGTTGTGAG ATTGTATTACAACAGAAAGGAAGTGGCTGTAAGTCTCCCAGTGATATGGCTGAAATTGTGATATCCTACTTGGAGGAGAATGGGTACCTGAGGGCATGA
- the LOC137808223 gene encoding adenylyl-sulfate kinase 3 isoform X2 codes for MTGSSQLRGRRIRTQRIVLLHFLMSNVGNSTNIMWHDCPIQKQDRQQLLQQKGCVIWLTGLSGSGKSTISCALSRSLHSRGKLSYILDGDNIRHGLNNDLSFRAEDRSENIRRIGEVAKLFADAGVICITSLISPYQKDRDACRALLPKGDFIEVFIDVPLQVCEARDPKGLYKLARAGKIKGFTGIDDPYEAPCSCEIVLQQKGSGCKSPSDMAEIVISYLEENGYLRA; via the exons ATGTCAAACGTTGGCAACTCAACAAACATTATGTGGCATGACTGTCCAATTCAGAAACAAGATAGACAGCAGCTGCTTCAGCAAAAAGGCTGCGTTATATGGCTAACTGGCCTCAGTGGATCAG GAAAAAGCACTATTTCATGTGCTTTGAGTCGAAGCTTGCACTCCAGAGGGAAACTGTCATACATCCTTGATGGTGACAATATTCGGCATGGTCTAAACAATGATCTTAGTTTTAGAGCAGAAGATCGGTCAGAAAACATTCGCAGGATTG GTGAGGTGGCAAAACTCTTTGCAGATGCTGGTGTTATCTGCATCACTAGTTTAATATCACCATACCAAAAGGATAGAGATGCATGTAGAGCACTACTTCCGAAAGGAGATTTTATTGAG GTTTTCATAGACGTTCCACTACAGGTGTGTGAAGCTAGGGACCCAAAGGGACTCTACAAGCTTGCTCGAGCTGGAAAGATCAAAG GTTTCACTGGTATAGATGATCCATATGAAGCACCGTGTAGTTGTGAG ATTGTATTACAACAGAAAGGAAGTGGCTGTAAGTCTCCCAGTGATATGGCTGAAATTGTGATATCCTACTTGGAGGAGAATGGGTACCTGAGGGCATGA
- the LOC137808223 gene encoding adenylyl-sulfate kinase, chloroplastic isoform X5: MSNVGNSTNIMWHDCPIQKQDRQQLLQQKGCVIWLTGLSGSGKSTISCALSRSLHSRGKLSYILDGDNIRHGLNNDLSFRAEDRSENIRRIGEVAKLFADAGVICITSLISPYQKDRDACRALLPKGDFIEVFIDVPLQVCEARDPKGLYKLARAGKIKGYLDINFHYWAFFILQIVLQQKGSGCKSPSDMAEIVISYLEENGYLRA; the protein is encoded by the exons ATGTCAAACGTTGGCAACTCAACAAACATTATGTGGCATGACTGTCCAATTCAGAAACAAGATAGACAGCAGCTGCTTCAGCAAAAAGGCTGCGTTATATGGCTAACTGGCCTCAGTGGATCAG GAAAAAGCACTATTTCATGTGCTTTGAGTCGAAGCTTGCACTCCAGAGGGAAACTGTCATACATCCTTGATGGTGACAATATTCGGCATGGTCTAAACAATGATCTTAGTTTTAGAGCAGAAGATCGGTCAGAAAACATTCGCAGGATTG GTGAGGTGGCAAAACTCTTTGCAGATGCTGGTGTTATCTGCATCACTAGTTTAATATCACCATACCAAAAGGATAGAGATGCATGTAGAGCACTACTTCCGAAAGGAGATTTTATTGAG GTTTTCATAGACGTTCCACTACAGGTGTGTGAAGCTAGGGACCCAAAGGGACTCTACAAGCTTGCTCGAGCTGGAAAGATCAAAGGTTATCTTGATATAAATTTTCACT acTGGGCCTTCTTCATCTTGCAGATTGTATTACAACAGAAAGGAAGTGGCTGTAAGTCTCCCAGTGATATGGCTGAAATTGTGATATCCTACTTGGAGGAGAATGGGTACCTGAGGGCATGA